A DNA window from Natranaerovirga pectinivora contains the following coding sequences:
- a CDS encoding DNA-directed RNA polymerase subunit alpha, with the protein MFDFEKPKIEIAEISEDNRYGKFIIEPLERGYGTTLGNSLRRIMLSSLPGAAVSSVKIEGVLHEFSTIPNVKEDVVEVIMNIKNIAIRNNSSSSEPKVAYIEFEGEGVVTAGDIQVDADIEIMNPELVIATLNGGADSKLFMELAINKGRGYVGSDKNKHSDQSIGEIAIDSIFTPVERVNLIVENTRVGQITDYDKLSLEVWTNGTLGPDEAVSLAAKVLNEHLNLFIDLSENAKNAEIMVEKEDNEKEKVLEMSIDELELSVRSYNCLKRAGINTVEELINRTPEDMMKVRNLGRKSLEEVLAKLKELSLVLKPSDE; encoded by the coding sequence GTGTTTGATTTTGAGAAACCAAAAATTGAAATTGCAGAGATATCTGAGGATAATAGATATGGAAAATTTATTATCGAACCTTTAGAAAGAGGATATGGTACTACACTTGGTAATTCATTAAGAAGAATTATGCTTTCTTCATTACCAGGGGCAGCTGTTAGCAGCGTAAAGATTGAAGGTGTACTTCATGAATTTAGTACGATTCCAAATGTTAAAGAAGATGTTGTAGAAGTCATAATGAATATTAAAAATATTGCTATTAGAAACAATAGCAGTAGTTCCGAGCCTAAAGTTGCGTACATTGAATTTGAAGGTGAAGGCGTTGTTACAGCAGGTGACATACAAGTAGATGCGGACATTGAAATTATGAATCCTGAACTAGTAATTGCTACTTTAAATGGTGGCGCAGATAGTAAACTCTTTATGGAGCTTGCTATTAACAAAGGAAGAGGATACGTTGGTTCAGATAAAAACAAACATAGTGATCAGTCTATTGGAGAAATAGCTATAGATTCTATTTTTACCCCAGTAGAGCGTGTTAATCTAATTGTAGAAAACACACGTGTAGGTCAAATAACTGATTATGATAAGTTGTCTTTAGAAGTATGGACAAATGGAACTCTAGGTCCTGACGAAGCTGTAAGTCTTGCTGCAAAAGTTCTTAATGAGCATCTTAACTTGTTTATAGATCTTTCAGAGAATGCTAAAAATGCAGAGATTATGGTAGAAAAGGAAGATAATGAAAAGGAAAAAGTACTTGAAATGAGTATTGATGAATTAGAATTATCTGTTCGTTCATATAACTGTTTAAAAAGAGCAGGTATTAATACTGTTGAAGAACTTATCAATAGAACACCAGAGGACATGATGAAAGTTAGAAATCTGGGACGTAAATCTTTAGAAGAAGTATTGGCTAAGTTAAAAGAGTTAAGCCTTGTTCTAAAACCAAGTGATGAATAA